The Cydia amplana chromosome 11, ilCydAmpl1.1, whole genome shotgun sequence genome includes a region encoding these proteins:
- the LOC134652304 gene encoding phospholipase A1 member A-like: MKKREILLTVTYLTVYICVSGAVETNITGEGFVQGLIPDCPGSWLPSRIKPESLKNLHLSVLSHGNILSAKWPKYNYYRVKEIVRNPDFNVKNKTMLYVGGYWDSGTWGVGRLLGLLYKQMDYNVLLLETLYFTTTTFEKASRLMRPVGKHAAEMLAALTKLGMDPKNLTICGISLGGQTISYIAKNFRSITGQNVSTLVALDPGGPCFRYLGPKQRLDPSDADFVIAIITNSEGFGIGIPVGTISIYVNGGEWQPGEISFIPCTIPCSHMRSYFVWVSALMNPHRFIAVRCESVAQARLGDCYDTKPLVTNTLDIYLDKSKPGIYYLATSNRWPYSLGKRGLRKRSNDTFNPYFTLD; the protein is encoded by the exons ATGAAGAAGAGAGAAATTTTGTTGACAGTTACATATTTGACAGTGTATATTTGTGTTTCTGGAGCAGTGGAAACTAACATAACTGGCGAAGGATTTGTCCAAGGATTAATTCCAGACT GTCCAGGCTCTTGGCTACCATCCAGAATAAAACCAGAAAGCTTGAAAAACCTCCACCTATCAGTTCTGAGCCACGGAAACATACTTAGCGCCAAATGGCCTAAATACAACTACTACCGCGTGAAAGAGATAGTTCGTAACCCTgattttaatgtcaaaaacaagaCTATGCTTTATGTCGGAGGTTACTGGGACTCGGGGACTTGGGGTGTGGGAAGACTATTGGGTCTTCTGTATAAGCAGATGGATTATAATGTGCTTCTTTTGGAGACGCTGTATTTCACGACGACGACTTTTGAGAA AGCTTCACGCTTAATGCGTCCAGTTGGAAAACACGCTGCTGAGATGCTAGCAGCCCTCACTAAGCTTGGTATGGACCCTAAAAATCTGACCATATGCGGCATCAGCCTCGGCGGACAAACCATAAGCTACATAGCCAAGAACTTCCGGAGTATCACTGGTCAAAACGTCTCCACTCTCGTTGCACTCGACCCTGGTGGTCCATGCTTTAGATATCTCGGACCGAAGCAGAGATTAGACCCCTCGGACGCTGATTTTGTCATTGCTATCATCACAAACAGCGAAGGATTCGGGATAGGTATTCCAGTTGGAACAATCTCAATCTACGTCAATGGAGGCGAGTGGCAACCGGGGGAAATATCGTTCATACCCTGCACGATTCCGTGCAGCCATATGAGATCTTATTTTGTCTGGGTGTCTGCATTGATGAACCCTCATCGCTTCATTGCCGTGCGGTGTGAATCTGTGGCGCAGGCGAGATTGGGAGATTGCTATGATACAAAGCCTTTGGTAACGAATACTTTAGATATATATTTAGATAAAAGTAAGCCTGGTATTTATTATCTGGCGACCAGCAACAGGTGGCCGTATTCTTTGGGTAAGAGAGGTTTGAGAAAGAGGAGTAACGATACTTTTAACCCGTATTTCACATTAGATTAA
- the LOC134652302 gene encoding phospholipase A1 member A-like: MTARWYKREQKPVSQKLVTCQDTRNPAKIKPESLKKLYLVLVGEGGPLSGNWSMYNYYRVKEMASHQDFDITKKTFLYIGGYWDSTMWGLGLTLGNIYKQLGYNVLLLDTVYFTTTYFIDSARLMREVGKHGAEMLATLTSLGLDPTTLEIAGLSLGAQTMSFVAKNYRRITRQNVSMLVGMDTGGPCFRYLGPDDRLDASDADFVLAIITNSEGFGLGTPVGHASFYVNGGEWQPGEISWLPCDVMCSHLRAYFLWIAALVNPGKLIAVQCDTVAQAKDGDCYDKKPLVTNTMDLAIDKSKPGIYYLRTSNRYPFGLGKNGLKKKGKSVSYFWNI; encoded by the exons atgaccgctaggtggtaCAAGCGCGAGCAgaagcccgtttctcaaaagcttgtaactt GTCAAGACACGAGGAACCCAGCTAAAATCAAGCCGGAAAGTTTAAAAAAGCTCTACCTAGTACTTGTTGGTGAAGGCGGTCCACTTAGTGGAAACTGGTCCATGTACAACTATTATAGAGTAAAGGAAATGGCCAGCCACCAAGACTTTGATATCACGAAGAAAACCTTCCTGTACATAGGAGGGTATTGGGATTCTACCATGTGGGGGCTTGGTCTGACATTGGGGAATATTTACAAGCAATTGGGATATAATGTGCTTCTTTTGGACACCGTGTATTTTACGACCACGTATTTTATTGA CTCTGCCCGCCTGATGCGCGAAGTCGGCAAGCACGGGGCCGAAATGCTAGCAACTCTAACCTCGCTTGGACTCGACCCTACCACCCTGGAGATAGCCGGCCTCAGTCTAGGAGCGCAGACCATGAGCTTCGTAGCTAAAAACTACAGGAGGATAACCAGGCAAAATGTCTCCATGCTCGTTGGCATGGACACTGGTGGACCCTGCTTCAGATATCTAGGACCGGATGACAGATTAGATGCGTCCGACGCTGATTTTGTCCTGGCCATCATCACGAACAGCGAAGGTTTCGGACTAGGTACACCCGTTGGACACGCGTCGTTTTACGTCAATGGAGGGGAGTGGCAGCCAGGGGAAATCTCTTGGTTGCCATGCGATGTCATGTGCAGTCATCTGAGAGCATATTTTCTTTGGATAGCAGCTCTGGTAAACCCTGGTAAACTGATCGCTGTACAATGTGATACTGTGGCACAAGCGAAAGATGGTGATTGCTATGACAAGAAGCCACTAGTGACAAATACAATGGATTTGGCTATCGATAAAAGTAAACCAGGTATATATTATTTGCGAACGTCCAATAGGTATCCGTTTGGTTTGGGGAAGAACGGGTTAAAGAAGAAAGGAAAATCCGTCTCATATTTTTGGAACATCTAA